ACAAATCCTGTTACACCTGGTGTATTACGCACAACATACCAAGAATCATCCGTCATAACCATTTCAACTAACACATAACCTGGGAAAGTTTTTTCCATGTTGATTTTTTCTTTACCATTTTTAACTTCGTGTTCTTCTTGTTCAGGAACCACTACACGGAAAATATAATCTTCCATTCCCATAGTTTGCGCACGTGACTCAATATTTGCTTTTACTTTGTTTTCATAACCAGAATAGGTATGCAACACGTACCATTGTTTTTCAAATGTTTCCATTTTCAAGATTCCTTCTTTCGTGTAAAATAAAAAAACCTCAGATAGACCGAAGTTTTCTTCAACCAAAGTATAGCATTGAATCATGCTAAAGGCTAGTATTTTATTAACCGATTCTTATTTTGCGAATAATTGAACCGCTAAATTTAATACATAGTCAACGACACCAAAGAAAATTGCAAAAAGTAGTGTCATTTGAACCACTGTTGTCACATCTTTTCTTAATTTTTTACCCGTTGGCCATGTTACAGCTTTAAGTTCAGCCACTGTGTCTTTAAAAAATTTCATCGTAACTTTCTCCTGACTATTTAGTTTCTTTGTGTAACGTATGTTTCTTACAATATTTACAGAATTTTTTTATTTCTAAACGTTCTGCACGATTGCTATCGTTCACGGTTTTTGAATAATTACGTGAGCCACAATCGACACATGCAAGGGATGTTTTTCTCGTTGCCATGTTTGCACACCTCTTCCATTTAATCTCAACTTTACGATAACATTATTCATGGCAAGTGTCAATCGCAAACAAGTCCGCGATATAATAACTATTCTCGTTGTAGTGTCCGATTTAATTTGTTAAAATAGAATTAGCAAATGGATTGGAGGAGAAGTTTATGTTAATTAAACAAGTATGTATTCCCAAAAAAGATTTAACAACCGTCAATGAAAATTGCACGCTTGAAGATGCGTTGAAAATTTTAGAAGATTCAGGTTACCGTTGTGTGCCTATTTTAGATGAAGGTGACAAGATTTTCCGTGGAAATATCTACAAAATGCACATCTATCGTCATAAATCAGAAGGTGGCGACATGAGCCTACCTGTTACTCACTTACTTAAAAACGCAACTAAATTTATCAACATTGACGCTTCTTTCTTTAAAATCTTCTTTACTATTAAAGAATTACCATATATCGCTGTGTTAGATAACAATCAACAATTCTATGGTATTTTAACTCATAGTAAATTATTAAACATTTTAGCCCAATCTTGGAACGTTAACGAAGGTCGCTACGTGTTAACAGTTGCCTCAACTGGTAACCGAGGAGACTTAGCTAGCATCTCTAAGATTATTTCTAAATATACTAGCATTACTAGTTGCATCACGCTTGATGTTGGTCAAGATGAATTCATCCGTCGTATGTTATTTACCCTACCCGTTAACACAACACAAGAAACTTTAGATGATGTAATTCAACATTTAGAAAAGAAAAACTTCGGAGTAATCGAAGTAGAAGATTTACAAAAAGAACGAGATAACTAGAAAAAATCACCTGAGCTCATTCGAACTCAGGTGATTTTTTCTTTTTTAACTCTATTAGAAATACATAATATAACATACACTAGAGAGAAGACTACTTCGCTTCGAATCCTTCTATTACAGCTTCCGGGAAGTTTTCTTCGACGATAGTCGCACAGCGGTCACATAAAGTTGGCAAGCTTTCGTGGCTTCCTACATCATGTTTAACAGCACGGCAACGATCACATGTTTCACCTTCTGCTTTTTCAACGACAATCGCTAAACCGTCAAATTGCATTGCTTCAGCAGGGACTTCTGTACCAACCGGCATCACTTCTAATTGAGAAACAATTAAAATCTGTGCTAAGTCAGCATCTAAACTTGTGAATAAAGTATTTGTTACGTCTGTTGGATATAAGATCAATTTTGCTTCAAATGATTTACCGATTAGTTTAGAATTACGGGCTTCTTCTAATGCTTTCAAGACATCGTCACGAACGCTCATGAAGGCTTCCCATTCTTCTAATAATGCCGCTTCATCTTCAAAGTGTGTCACTTCTGGGAATTCAGATAATTGGACATAGTCTTCTTCCTCTTTTAAGAATGACCAGATTTCTTCACTTGTGTGTGGCAAGATTGGTGTTAATAATTTTGTTAAAGCAACAACCGTATCATAGAACACTGTTTGCATGCAACGACGGTTAAAATCATTTTGACCTTCGATATAGACAACGTCTTTGGCAAAATCTAAGTAGAACGCTGATAAATCCGTTGTACAGAAGTTTACAACTGTTTTGTATACAGTTGAGAATGAATACTCATCGTAACCTTTTGTTTTAATAGTTTCAATGACTTGATTTAAACGAACCATCATGTATTTATCAACAGAGCGTAATTCACGGTACTCAACACGGTTTGCTTTAGGATCGAAGTCCTCAGTATTTGCGATTAAGAAACGCATTGTGTTACGGATTTTACGGTAAACTTCAGAAATTTGACTTAAGATATCCATCGATACACGCACGTCTGCTTCGTAGTCAACACTTGATACCCAAAGACGTAAAATATCCGCACCCATTTGGTTGATAACTTTTTCAGGGATAATCACGTTACCTAAAGATTTACTCATCTTACGGCCTTCACCATCTAAAACAAAGCCTTGAGAAAGAACTGATTTGTATGGCGCTACTTCGTTAATTGCCACACTTGTTGTAATACTTGAGTTGAACCAACCGCGATATTGGTCAGAACCTTCTAAATACATATCAGCTGGGAACGTTAAGTCTTCACGCCCACGTAAAACTGCTTCATGAGAAGAACCAGAATCAAACCATACATCCATGATGTCATTTTCTTTTGTAAATTGACCGTTTGGACTACCTTCATGTGTAAAGCCTTCAGGTAATAACTCGTTTGCTTCTTTTTCATACCAGATTTTTGATCCATGTTCAGCAAATAAGTTAGCGACATGTTCAATTGTCTCTGGTGTAATAATCGCTTCACCGTTTTCAGCGTAGAAAACTGGTAATGGTACACCCCACGCGCGTTGACGAGAGATTACCCAATCTCCACGGTCGCGGATCATATTGTAAAGACGAGTTTTACCCCAAGGGATAATCCAGTCAACTTTTTCAACTTCAGATAAAATATTAGCTCTGAATTTATCAATTGAGGCAAACCATTGTGGTGTTGCACGGTAAATAACAGGTTTTTTCGTTCTCCAGTCATGAGGATAGCTATGGCTAAAGAAGTCTAATTTTAATAATGCGCCTTTTTCTTCCAATAATTCAGTAATCATTGGGTTGGCTTTATCATAGAAAATTCCTTCAAAACCAGGTGCCTCGTCGGTGTATACCCCACGTCCATCAACTGGTGATAAGACCTCTAAGTTATAACGACGAGCGACGAAATAGTCATCTTCCCCGTGTCCAGGTGCAGTATGAACTAAACCAGTACCTGCTTCAAGTGTAACATGATCCCCAACCATAACTAATGACTCACGGTCATAAAATGGATGTTGAGCTGTCATATATTCTAATTCAGAACCTTTTACTTCTTGAACGACTTCGTAATTTTCCCAACCAATTTTTTCAGCAACTGTCGTTAATAATTCTTTGGCCACTACATATTTGTTACCTTCTACATTGATAACCACGTACTCAAAGTCAGCATTTGCTGAGATACCCAAGTTAGCTGGTAATGTCCAAGGTGTTGTAGTCCAAATAACAAATGATGTATCCGTGTCTAATAAACCTTTGCCATCTTTTACTTTGAATGCTACAAAGATTGATGGTGATTTAATATCCTTATACTCAATTTCAGCTTCCGCTAATGAAGATTCACTAGATGGTGACCAATAAATTGGTTTTAATCCTTTGTAAATGTAACCTTTTTCAGCCATTTTACCAAAGACACGAATTTGAGCAGCTTCATAGTCAGCTGTTAATGTGATATATGGATTCTCCCAGTCACCAGAAACACCTAAACGCTTGAAGTCTTCACGTTGTTTGTCAACTTGTGATAATGCGTATTCGCGACATTTTTCTAAATATTCAGCACGTGACATTTTTTTACGGTCAACACCTTTATTCGTTAACACCTGTTCAATTGGTAAACCATGTGTATCCCAACCAGGAACATAAGGTGCACGGAAACCTGACATTGATTTAGAACGAACAATAATATCTTTACTAATTTTGTTCAAGGCATGACCTAAATGAATATTACCATTTGCATAAGGAGGGCCATCATGTAACACAAAACTTGGTTTACCTTCATTTAACTCTTGTCTTTTTTCATAAATCTTTTGTTGTTCCCACTCTTGTTGCCATTGACCTTCACGGTTTGGCAAATTCGCACGCATTGGAAAAGCCGTTTTCCCAAGCTGAAGTGTTTCTTTCATTTTCATTGCTTTCTTCTCTCCTTTTCAAAATTAAAAAACACTCCGCCCCTATGCAGGGACGAAGTGCTCGTGTTACCACCCAAATTCCAAATTTAACCTAGTTTAATAGATAAATTTGCTCTGATCATTCTTAACGCGAATGAAACGACAAGTACTAATCAAAAAACTTTCATACCTGTATTAACATGAAGGATCTTTCTTATACTAGGGATTACTAACCTCTCACTATCGTTAATTCGCTAAAAAATATAGTATAAGCTTTTCTGTTCCATGATTCTCAACTATCATATCATAATTGAGCGTGAAATTAAATATTTTCGTTATTTTCTACATCGTATTCTTGCGTCAATTCGCTTAAGTCAATCGCTTGAGTATGACCTTCTTCAACTAAGTAGTCTGTTGATTCAACAACTTCAGCTACCTCTTCATTATTAGCCGCATTTTTTTCGTCTAATAATTCTTTAAATGTGCTATGACGCTCATCAACAAACGAAGAGAATGGACGTAAAATTTCATCCCACTCAGGACTCTTAACGATTTCTAATTGAGACTCAATCGTTAACGCTAAGTTACGGTGGAACTCGCGTGTTTTCTTCTTCAAGTCATCTGTTTCCACAGCTAATTGTTTGGCTTGGCGTTGAGCGCTTGTCACGATTTCATCCGCTAAACTTCTTGCTTCTGACACCATTTTTTCAGCATTTGTTGTGGCTTCATTCATGATTTGTTTCGCTTCTGCTTCCGCTCCGCTCACTAACATGTTTGATTCTTTTGTTGCAGTATCTTTCAATTTATCCGCTGTGTTTTGTGCAACGATAATTGATTGATTCAATGTATCTTTTAATTCGCTAAAGTAAGTCAGCTTTTCTTCTGCGTACTTTAATGATTTTTCTAATTCTTTTGACTTACGTAATGATTCCTCATAATCCTCAATGATTTGGTCTAAGAAATCATCTACCTCTTCTGGAGAGTAACCTTTGAATTTAGTAGAAAAACTTTTATTTTTAATGTCTAATGGAGTTAAAGCTGCCATCTTCTCACCTCTTATTATTTATCGTTGAAACTTTCATTCTAATTTTATCTTTTTTGGTTCGACCTTCAACCGATTCAATTCTAATACGTCCAAATCCTCTAACAGACAGTTGATCAAATTCTTCTACAGGCGTGTCTGATCGCTCGCTGACCATCCAATTAATTTTAACTTTTCCTGTTTCGATTAGCGATTTAGAGCGTTGTCTAGAAATATTGAAAACTTCAGAAATAACGGTATCTAAACGTTGGGAACTGACTGTTACTTGCTCAATCACCCAATCAGTGACTGGATTAAAAACTTCCCCGATCGTTGGTTCTAATCTAATGGTAATTTTACCAATTTTGTCAAATTGTGAACTGACAAATTCTGACATCTTTTGATCTAAATGTATTTGCCAATCATCTCCATCAGTCGTAATATCACCAAATAATTCCCGCTTAATTCCTAAACTCATCAGCGTTCCCAAAATTTGACGATGCTTGAGCTCAGTAAATTTTTTAGGATATTCAATGTTAAAACTCATGATTTCATAATCCTCAACGGTCGGTTCATAATAATCAGGATAAATCAACGCTCGTACTCGCTCAGCATGTTCGTAACCACCGTAAAAACCGAATTTCAAATCTTGTCCCTGTCCTCTAACAATTGTTTCTAAGATATGACACTGTCTGGGATCTAAAAAGCCTGTCAAAAACGGTACATATTCGCGTTCAACTTTTGACACCCAATCCTCTACTGCATCAATAAAAGGATGTTCATCTTTGCGAAAATGTTGATAAACATTATTTTCCACCGATAACCATCCTCCTCTTATAATATATTATAGACCTACAAATAAAATCCTGATTAATATTCTTTCGATAAATTGAAGCACAAATAGTGCCACAACAATATTAAAACTAATCCCACCAATTGACAGGTTAAAGCGATCAAATATTTTTAAATACGGATCACAAATTCTAGTTAAAAATTGTCCAAACTTACTTTGGTAACCACCAGGAAACCACGAAAGTAGTGCGTAAAGAACTAAACAGGTTGAATAAATACTGACAAAATTTCTTAATACAGTAATCAAAAAATACACGGTATTACCAACTTTCTAAGATTAAACTAAGTGACTTTTCAATAAACTTTCAGCTGTTTCGCTGTCTACTTCTAAGTTAGTTGGTGTACAAATGAATAATTCGTTATCAAGTCGTTGAATGTCACCATCTAAAGCAAAGACAACTCCCGTTAAGAAGTCTACAATTCGTTTGGCTTGCTCTTCATCTACTAAATGAAAATTAACAATGACAATTTCATTTTTTAGAAAAGCACTTGCAACTTTTTTAACTTCCGCATAGGTTCTTGGCTCAAAAATGGTTACTTTTTTAACGGGTTCACCCGCTACATTAGGACTTGCTATTTTTTTATTCATCGCTAACTTAGTGTTTTTGTTAGATGCTGCAGATTCCATACTAAGAATGTTACTTTCTCTAACAGGCTCATTGACAGGCTTTTTAACAGAAGGTTTAAATGCCTGTGCCACTTGTTTTTCTTGTTTGAATACTTTTTCCTGACTTGTTACAGCAGGTTGTTTTTGAGGTACAGGCTTCGCTACTTCTTTTGTTTTTTGGAACACTTGTTTTTCTAAAGGTTGCTTAGCCTTTGGAGCAGGGTAAGCAACTTCTGGTTGGCGCGGCGACACTTCTTGGTCAATAGCAAAATCTAGGCCAAAAAATTTCTTGATATTCTCACCAGATAACGCAAATTTCATCCCTAACACCTACTTTTTTTCATCTTTATAAATCAAATAAACGACTTCCGACTCTAACAAAGGTCGCACCTTGTGCAATTGCTAATTCGTAATCACCACTCATTCCCATACTTAACTCTTCACAAGGAGCGTATGGTAAATGTAATGCTGCTATTTCTTTTTGTTTTAAGGC
This is a stretch of genomic DNA from Vagococcus zengguangii. It encodes these proteins:
- the nusG gene encoding transcription termination/antitermination protein NusG, which translates into the protein METFEKQWYVLHTYSGYENKVKANIESRAQTMGMEDYIFRVVVPEQEEHEVKNGKEKINMEKTFPGYVLVEMVMTDDSWYVVRNTPGVTGFVGSHGAGSKPAPLLDEEISAILKKLGMSKRHTELHVEMGEVVTIIDGAFANLTGEITEIDMERQKLKVNINMFGRETSTELDFNQVDNL
- the secE gene encoding preprotein translocase subunit SecE, which codes for MKFFKDTVAELKAVTWPTGKKLRKDVTTVVQMTLLFAIFFGVVDYVLNLAVQLFAK
- the rpmG gene encoding 50S ribosomal protein L33; its protein translation is MATRKTSLACVDCGSRNYSKTVNDSNRAERLEIKKFCKYCKKHTLHKETK
- the cbpA gene encoding cyclic di-AMP binding protein CbpA, with product MLIKQVCIPKKDLTTVNENCTLEDALKILEDSGYRCVPILDEGDKIFRGNIYKMHIYRHKSEGGDMSLPVTHLLKNATKFINIDASFFKIFFTIKELPYIAVLDNNQQFYGILTHSKLLNILAQSWNVNEGRYVLTVASTGNRGDLASISKIISKYTSITSCITLDVGQDEFIRRMLFTLPVNTTQETLDDVIQHLEKKNFGVIEVEDLQKERDN
- the ileS gene encoding isoleucine--tRNA ligase — protein: MKMKETLQLGKTAFPMRANLPNREGQWQQEWEQQKIYEKRQELNEGKPSFVLHDGPPYANGNIHLGHALNKISKDIIVRSKSMSGFRAPYVPGWDTHGLPIEQVLTNKGVDRKKMSRAEYLEKCREYALSQVDKQREDFKRLGVSGDWENPYITLTADYEAAQIRVFGKMAEKGYIYKGLKPIYWSPSSESSLAEAEIEYKDIKSPSIFVAFKVKDGKGLLDTDTSFVIWTTTPWTLPANLGISANADFEYVVINVEGNKYVVAKELLTTVAEKIGWENYEVVQEVKGSELEYMTAQHPFYDRESLVMVGDHVTLEAGTGLVHTAPGHGEDDYFVARRYNLEVLSPVDGRGVYTDEAPGFEGIFYDKANPMITELLEEKGALLKLDFFSHSYPHDWRTKKPVIYRATPQWFASIDKFRANILSEVEKVDWIIPWGKTRLYNMIRDRGDWVISRQRAWGVPLPVFYAENGEAIITPETIEHVANLFAEHGSKIWYEKEANELLPEGFTHEGSPNGQFTKENDIMDVWFDSGSSHEAVLRGREDLTFPADMYLEGSDQYRGWFNSSITTSVAINEVAPYKSVLSQGFVLDGEGRKMSKSLGNVIIPEKVINQMGADILRLWVSSVDYEADVRVSMDILSQISEVYRKIRNTMRFLIANTEDFDPKANRVEYRELRSVDKYMMVRLNQVIETIKTKGYDEYSFSTVYKTVVNFCTTDLSAFYLDFAKDVVYIEGQNDFNRRCMQTVFYDTVVALTKLLTPILPHTSEEIWSFLKEEEDYVQLSEFPEVTHFEDEAALLEEWEAFMSVRDDVLKALEEARNSKLIGKSFEAKLILYPTDVTNTLFTSLDADLAQILIVSQLEVMPVGTEVPAEAMQFDGLAIVVEKAEGETCDRCRAVKHDVGSHESLPTLCDRCATIVEENFPEAVIEGFEAK
- a CDS encoding DivIVA domain-containing protein — encoded protein: MAALTPLDIKNKSFSTKFKGYSPEEVDDFLDQIIEDYEESLRKSKELEKSLKYAEEKLTYFSELKDTLNQSIIVAQNTADKLKDTATKESNMLVSGAEAEAKQIMNEATTNAEKMVSEARSLADEIVTSAQRQAKQLAVETDDLKKKTREFHRNLALTIESQLEIVKSPEWDEILRPFSSFVDERHSTFKELLDEKNAANNEEVAEVVESTDYLVEEGHTQAIDLSELTQEYDVENNENI
- a CDS encoding RNA-binding protein, with the protein product MENNVYQHFRKDEHPFIDAVEDWVSKVEREYVPFLTGFLDPRQCHILETIVRGQGQDLKFGFYGGYEHAERVRALIYPDYYEPTVEDYEIMSFNIEYPKKFTELKHRQILGTLMSLGIKRELFGDITTDGDDWQIHLDQKMSEFVSSQFDKIGKITIRLEPTIGEVFNPVTDWVIEQVTVSSQRLDTVISEVFNISRQRSKSLIETGKVKINWMVSERSDTPVEEFDQLSVRGFGRIRIESVEGRTKKDKIRMKVSTINNKR
- a CDS encoding YggT family protein, which encodes MYFLITVLRNFVSIYSTCLVLYALLSWFPGGYQSKFGQFLTRICDPYLKIFDRFNLSIGGISFNIVVALFVLQFIERILIRILFVGL
- a CDS encoding cell division protein SepF, with the protein product MKFALSGENIKKFFGLDFAIDQEVSPRQPEVAYPAPKAKQPLEKQVFQKTKEVAKPVPQKQPAVTSQEKVFKQEKQVAQAFKPSVKKPVNEPVRESNILSMESAASNKNTKLAMNKKIASPNVAGEPVKKVTIFEPRTYAEVKKVASAFLKNEIVIVNFHLVDEEQAKRIVDFLTGVVFALDGDIQRLDNELFICTPTNLEVDSETAESLLKSHLV